The following are encoded together in the Pelosinus sp. IPA-1 genome:
- a CDS encoding IclR family transcriptional regulator, whose protein sequence is MAVNKELLNNSITKAITILNCFSYENPRLRLKDISAITGINQPTAYRLLNTLKEFNLIEQHEVNYSLGRGFLKYEGIVLNSMEIRRICLPYLEELSNNLKLNVNLAVLDDNEVIYVARAETPYCTYGYFHIGMRRPIYCTALGKVLVCKTPEVVSEVFKRDVNRYTLNTITDADTFLKEIEKVSLQGYAVDLEEWNNGINCIAAPLYDATGKIIAGISISGPTSMYSVEKLMEYVPILIDYANRLSARMGSRGGW, encoded by the coding sequence ATGGCTGTTAATAAGGAATTGTTAAATAATAGCATTACGAAGGCAATTACAATACTAAATTGCTTTTCTTATGAAAATCCGAGACTGCGCTTAAAGGATATTAGTGCAATCACGGGAATTAACCAACCAACTGCTTATCGTTTATTAAATACATTAAAAGAGTTTAATTTAATTGAACAACACGAAGTCAACTACTCCTTGGGCCGCGGTTTTCTAAAGTATGAGGGTATTGTTCTTAATTCGATGGAAATTAGGCGGATTTGTCTTCCTTATCTTGAAGAATTATCAAATAACCTAAAGTTGAATGTGAATTTAGCAGTGCTTGATGATAATGAGGTCATTTATGTTGCGAGAGCCGAGACTCCCTATTGCACATATGGTTATTTTCATATTGGAATGCGTCGCCCTATTTACTGTACTGCCTTAGGAAAAGTCTTAGTTTGTAAGACCCCAGAAGTGGTAAGTGAAGTTTTTAAACGCGATGTCAATCGCTATACGCTAAACACAATCACTGATGCTGATACTTTCTTAAAAGAAATTGAAAAAGTAAGTTTACAAGGGTATGCAGTAGATTTAGAGGAATGGAACAATGGGATTAACTGCATCGCTGCTCCCCTTTATGATGCAACAGGAAAAATCATTGCAGGTATCAGTATCTCGGGACCTACCAGCATGTATTCGGTAGAAAAACTAATGGAATACGTACCTATATTGATTGATTATGCCAACCGACTGTCAGCTAGAATGGGTTCAAGAGGCGGTTGGTGA
- a CDS encoding enolase C-terminal domain-like protein, whose protein sequence is MTTQVNNAAYTGTPIITEMKVIPVAGHDSMLLNLCGAHGPFFTRTIVILKDSLGHTGVGEVPGGESILRTLEKAESLVVGQSIGLYNNILNNIRQKLLGKSTAGPQSTVHKVTSAAEEAVLKQPHEINLRADNVLTGIEAPLLDLLGQFLNVPVAALLGSGQQRDAVRTLAYLFYVGDRKKTDLPYLSNANEKDDWLRLRHEAALTPEAVVRLAEATTARYGVKDFKLKGGVMSGAEEMEAVAALAKRFPEARITLDPNGAWSLDESINLCRNKHNVMAYAEDPCGPENGYSGREIMAEFRRATGMPTATNMIATDWRQLGHSANLHAVDIILADPHFWTMQGSVRVAQLCNEWGLTWGSHSNNHFDISLAMFTHVAAAAPGNITAIDTHWIWQEGQENLTKEPFQIVDGLIEVPKKPGLGVEIDMEQIEKANQLYKKIGQGARDDAMAMRYLIPGWKYDPKRPSMVR, encoded by the coding sequence ATGACGACTCAGGTAAACAACGCTGCTTATACAGGTACTCCGATTATTACAGAAATGAAAGTCATTCCTGTTGCAGGACATGATAGTATGCTATTAAATCTGTGTGGTGCACATGGCCCATTTTTCACTCGAACGATAGTCATACTGAAAGATAGCCTAGGACATACGGGGGTAGGTGAGGTTCCAGGAGGGGAAAGCATCCTTCGGACACTAGAAAAAGCCGAATCACTTGTAGTGGGGCAATCCATTGGTCTCTATAACAATATTCTCAATAATATAAGACAAAAATTATTGGGAAAAAGTACAGCCGGTCCCCAATCTACGGTGCATAAAGTAACTTCTGCAGCGGAAGAAGCGGTGCTAAAACAGCCACACGAAATCAATTTGCGCGCTGATAATGTGCTTACAGGAATAGAAGCTCCCTTGCTGGATTTATTAGGACAGTTCCTAAATGTGCCAGTAGCAGCATTACTAGGTAGTGGACAGCAGCGTGATGCCGTAAGAACTCTCGCTTATTTATTTTACGTCGGTGACCGTAAAAAAACAGATCTACCTTACCTAAGTAATGCGAATGAAAAAGATGATTGGTTGCGTTTGCGTCATGAAGCAGCGTTAACGCCCGAAGCAGTTGTACGCCTTGCCGAAGCAACAACGGCACGCTACGGTGTTAAAGATTTTAAATTAAAAGGCGGCGTAATGAGCGGTGCTGAGGAAATGGAAGCAGTGGCTGCACTTGCAAAACGTTTTCCTGAGGCACGGATCACTCTTGATCCTAATGGTGCTTGGTCCTTAGACGAATCGATTAATTTGTGCCGTAACAAACACAATGTAATGGCATATGCGGAGGATCCTTGTGGTCCTGAAAATGGTTATTCCGGTCGGGAGATTATGGCAGAGTTTAGACGTGCGACTGGTATGCCTACTGCGACAAATATGATTGCTACTGATTGGCGGCAATTGGGACACTCAGCGAATCTGCATGCTGTCGATATTATCTTGGCTGACCCTCATTTTTGGACGATGCAGGGTTCAGTACGAGTTGCACAGTTATGTAATGAATGGGGCTTAACGTGGGGTTCCCACTCCAATAATCATTTTGATATTTCTCTAGCCATGTTTACCCATGTAGCAGCTGCTGCTCCAGGTAATATTACGGCGATTGATACCCATTGGATTTGGCAGGAAGGCCAGGAAAATTTGACGAAAGAACCTTTCCAAATTGTAGATGGATTGATAGAAGTACCGAAAAAACCAGGTCTTGGCGTAGAAATTGATATGGAGCAGATCGAGAAAGCAAATCAACTATATAAGAAAATTGGTCAAGGCGCTCGGGATGATGCCATGGCTATGCGATATCTAATTCCTGGTTGGAAGTATGATCCAAAACGTCCTAGTATGGTACGTTAA
- a CDS encoding lactate racemase domain-containing protein: protein MKIKKGGVVSDLLKDVLIPKMFHAKQIFPRPIITPKEIPGVVFAELSKEKCCDQIRPGMNIAITAGSRGIANVDIITKGIVDFVKSKNAIPFIVPAMGSHGGATAEGQREILAGYNITEDSMGCPIKSCMDTVMLGYSELGKPVYLDKIAYQSDGIIVSCRLKLHNAFRGEYESGPCKMMVVGLGKQHGAESVHSDGMGKIAENLPANAKIILEKAPILLAIPCLENAYDETCKIEAIHKDDIMAREPELLKWAAANMPQLIVGEADVLIVDEIGKNYSGTGVDPNITGTFSTDYATGGVQVQRTCMLDITECSHGNGLGTGLASAITKRLFDKLDPEKMYPNCLTSTVLKSAGIPIVVATDKEAIQLCIRTLNNVNKEKARIIRIPNSLHIGQIMLSEAYYEDVNHGKYEGLEAESEPQYMEFDVEGNLITSIIKE, encoded by the coding sequence GTGAAAATTAAAAAAGGTGGGGTTGTATCAGATTTATTAAAGGATGTACTTATTCCTAAAATGTTTCATGCAAAACAAATATTCCCAAGACCAATTATTACGCCAAAAGAAATACCAGGGGTTGTTTTTGCAGAATTATCTAAAGAAAAATGTTGCGATCAAATTAGGCCGGGGATGAATATAGCCATTACTGCAGGCAGCAGAGGAATTGCAAACGTAGACATTATTACGAAAGGGATAGTAGATTTTGTAAAATCCAAAAATGCAATCCCTTTTATTGTTCCAGCAATGGGAAGTCATGGCGGAGCAACAGCAGAAGGACAAAGAGAAATTTTAGCTGGTTATAACATTACAGAAGACAGTATGGGATGCCCAATAAAATCCTGTATGGACACCGTCATGTTAGGTTATTCAGAATTAGGAAAGCCAGTTTATTTAGATAAAATAGCTTATCAATCAGATGGTATTATTGTATCTTGCCGTCTAAAGCTTCATAACGCATTTCGCGGTGAATATGAGAGTGGTCCTTGTAAGATGATGGTAGTTGGTCTAGGGAAACAGCATGGTGCAGAGAGTGTTCATAGCGATGGTATGGGGAAGATTGCTGAGAATCTACCGGCCAATGCAAAAATAATCCTAGAAAAAGCCCCTATTTTACTAGCTATTCCCTGTTTGGAAAATGCATATGATGAAACGTGTAAAATAGAAGCCATTCACAAAGATGATATTATGGCTAGAGAACCTGAATTGTTAAAATGGGCGGCTGCTAATATGCCGCAATTAATTGTAGGCGAGGCAGATGTTCTCATTGTTGACGAAATTGGCAAGAACTATAGCGGCACGGGGGTAGATCCCAATATTACTGGTACATTCTCTACTGATTATGCAACAGGTGGTGTGCAGGTTCAAAGAACGTGTATGTTAGATATTACAGAGTGTTCTCATGGAAATGGATTAGGTACTGGTCTAGCTAGTGCGATTACAAAACGGTTATTTGATAAGCTGGATCCTGAAAAGATGTATCCTAATTGTTTGACAAGTACAGTGCTAAAATCAGCCGGAATCCCGATTGTTGTAGCAACCGATAAAGAAGCCATTCAATTATGTATACGAACTTTAAATAATGTAAACAAAGAAAAAGCAAGAATCATTCGTATTCCGAATAGTCTTCATATTGGACAGATTATGTTATCAGAAGCATATTATGAGGATGTTAATCATGGAAAATACGAAGGGTTAGAAGCAGAAAGTGAGCCACAATATATGGAGTTTGATGTGGAAGGAAATCTAATTACGTCTATTATCAAAGAGTAA
- the garD gene encoding galactarate dehydratase encodes MTLTDNKKEAPLYIKINPIDNVAIVVNTGGLPEGTVFPCGLELKEHVPQGHKVALVDLKQEEEIVRYGEVIGYAIRPITKGSWIDESLVRMPTSPNLDDLSLASKVPPKLPPLEGYTFEGFRNADGSAATKNILGISTSVQCVAGVLDYAVKRIKEEILPEYPNVEDVVALNHNYGCGVAINAPEAIIPIRTLQNIATHPNFGGEIMVVGLGCEKLMPEKMSQNSDAAAIVVLQEQRGFSKMVEKIMEEATEQLKRLNARKRVTCPISDLVIGMQCGGSDAFSGVTANPAVGYAADLLVRAGATVLFSEVTEVRDGIHLLTPRAANEEVGRKLIQEMKWYDHYLDLGEVDRSANTTPGNKRGGLANIVEKALGSIAKSGSSAIVGVLSPGEKAKEKGLIYAATPASDFVCGTLQLASGIHVQVFTTGRGTPYGLAMVPVIKVGTRNALAEEWHDLIDVNAGQIATGNATIEEIGWEIFRLIIEVASGRKQTWAQHWGLQNALCLFNPAPVT; translated from the coding sequence ATGACTTTGACTGACAATAAAAAAGAAGCGCCTCTTTACATTAAGATTAACCCAATAGATAATGTTGCGATTGTTGTCAATACTGGAGGATTGCCAGAAGGTACAGTGTTTCCTTGCGGTCTTGAGCTCAAAGAGCATGTTCCTCAAGGGCATAAAGTTGCCTTAGTGGATTTAAAACAAGAAGAGGAGATTGTTCGCTATGGTGAAGTGATTGGATATGCAATTCGTCCCATTACTAAAGGCAGTTGGATTGATGAATCATTAGTTCGTATGCCGACTTCACCAAACTTAGACGATTTATCCCTTGCGAGCAAGGTTCCCCCAAAGCTTCCGCCTCTTGAAGGGTATACCTTTGAAGGATTTCGCAATGCAGATGGCAGTGCGGCAACAAAAAATATTCTTGGCATTAGTACCAGTGTTCAATGTGTTGCCGGTGTTCTTGATTATGCGGTAAAAAGAATCAAAGAAGAAATACTTCCGGAGTATCCTAATGTGGAAGATGTAGTGGCGTTAAATCATAATTACGGCTGTGGTGTGGCGATCAATGCTCCTGAAGCGATTATTCCTATTCGTACTCTCCAAAATATTGCCACACATCCTAACTTTGGCGGAGAAATAATGGTTGTTGGCTTGGGGTGTGAAAAGCTGATGCCAGAAAAAATGAGCCAAAATAGTGATGCTGCAGCAATCGTTGTATTACAAGAGCAACGTGGGTTTAGTAAAATGGTTGAGAAGATTATGGAAGAGGCTACAGAACAGTTAAAAAGATTGAATGCTCGAAAACGGGTTACCTGTCCTATTTCGGATTTAGTGATTGGCATGCAGTGTGGCGGTAGTGATGCTTTTTCAGGTGTTACCGCTAATCCAGCAGTGGGATATGCAGCTGATTTGTTAGTGCGTGCTGGAGCGACCGTATTATTTTCAGAAGTTACAGAGGTGAGAGATGGAATTCATTTATTAACGCCTCGTGCCGCGAATGAAGAAGTCGGTCGTAAACTTATTCAAGAAATGAAATGGTATGATCATTACTTAGATCTTGGCGAAGTGGATCGAAGTGCGAACACAACGCCGGGCAATAAAAGAGGCGGTCTGGCAAACATTGTGGAAAAGGCCCTTGGTTCTATTGCCAAATCCGGTAGCAGTGCGATTGTAGGAGTGTTATCTCCTGGTGAAAAGGCTAAGGAAAAAGGACTGATTTATGCAGCAACGCCTGCTAGTGATTTTGTCTGTGGTACTCTGCAACTGGCCTCTGGGATTCATGTGCAAGTATTCACCACTGGACGAGGAACACCCTATGGACTTGCCATGGTGCCAGTTATCAAAGTCGGGACCCGGAACGCGTTGGCAGAAGAGTGGCATGATCTTATTGATGTGAATGCAGGACAAATTGCAACTGGCAATGCAACGATTGAAGAAATTGGCTGGGAAATCTTTCGGCTTATTATCGAAGTTGCCAGCGGTCGTAAACAAACTTGGGCTCAGCACTGGGGGCTGCAGAATGCGTTATGCTTATTTAACCCTGCGCCAGTAACCTGA
- the dapA gene encoding 4-hydroxy-tetrahydrodipicolinate synthase — protein MKITENKVGFTPKGIIPAVITPLTAEEKFNEKAMRKLINYLIDGGVHGLFVTGTTGEFYGLTPEEKREILLVTMDETKGRVPVYAGTNGITTRESIMLTQMAEECKVDAVSVLTPMFVTPNQDQLYKHFKDIAASTSLPVILYNNPPKTAVNLAPATVAKLAEIPNIVSIKDSSGDLTLTAEYIRLTQGRKDFSVLMGRDTLIYGALLYGATGSIASCANVAPRLCADIYEKYMAGDLEGSLKAQFALAPLRIAFSIGTFPAVIKESLTLLGIEAGPCMDPAGPMTHSEREQLSKVLIEMGLLK, from the coding sequence ATGAAGATAACAGAAAATAAAGTAGGCTTTACACCAAAAGGAATTATACCAGCGGTGATAACTCCTCTTACGGCTGAAGAAAAATTTAACGAAAAAGCCATGCGTAAGTTGATTAATTATCTGATTGACGGTGGTGTACACGGATTATTTGTTACAGGAACTACGGGAGAATTTTATGGGTTGACTCCTGAAGAAAAACGGGAAATTTTGCTGGTTACTATGGATGAGACAAAAGGTAGAGTGCCAGTTTATGCAGGTACAAATGGGATCACTACCCGGGAGAGCATCATGCTTACCCAAATGGCAGAGGAATGCAAAGTAGATGCCGTGTCTGTTTTGACTCCTATGTTTGTCACTCCAAATCAAGATCAGTTATACAAACATTTTAAGGATATTGCGGCAAGTACATCTCTTCCCGTAATTCTCTATAACAATCCTCCTAAGACCGCAGTTAACCTTGCGCCTGCAACTGTAGCTAAGTTAGCTGAGATACCTAATATTGTGAGTATTAAGGATTCCAGTGGTGATTTAACCTTAACTGCTGAATATATACGTTTGACCCAAGGCAGGAAGGATTTCTCCGTGCTTATGGGGAGAGACACCCTTATCTATGGAGCTCTTTTATATGGTGCTACTGGTTCCATTGCATCTTGCGCCAATGTAGCGCCTAGACTTTGCGCTGACATCTATGAAAAATATATGGCTGGCGATTTAGAAGGATCCCTCAAAGCCCAGTTTGCTCTAGCGCCTCTCAGGATTGCCTTTTCCATTGGTACTTTCCCAGCAGTGATTAAAGAGTCATTAACCTTACTCGGGATTGAAGCGGGACCTTGTATGGACCCAGCCGGCCCCATGACCCATAGTGAAAGAGAGCAACTTTCTAAGGTGCTGATAGAAATGGGCTTGTTGAAATAA
- a CDS encoding sigma-54-dependent Fis family transcriptional regulator, with product MSKIAFIAPDKQLFLQGKEIIHELGLEHKFDLYLARLNRGIRLAKKLQNEDVDVIVSRGGTAQLIIESKVKIPVVEIPITGQDLAQVFHDSKRITGIPHPKVAILAYPNMVNDIEVLSKILAIELVIFPLKTVEDIPAKIAEVAATDANIVVGGIKTVLLAAEKGLQTHLIRSGDFSIRSAFLEAQKIALGRKFEKERAQEFKALVDYSLEGIISINQERVIKVFNRAAERLLNRSAKDMLGKKIDSLLNFINVETCLLEGKQSIGQVIQLGAIWITFNIAPIIVDQAIIGVIITFQDITRIQEMELRIRNEVIARKFVAKYNFGDILGVSSQIIESKRIAQEISSIDATVLISGESGTGKELFAQSIHNASPRKNGPFVAINCAALPQSLLESELFGYVEGAFTGAVKKGKPGLFEMAHRGTIFLDEISEMDKYGQSRLLRVLQEKQVMRLGDDKYIPVDIRIIAATNKNLAELIKEGNFRQDLFYRLKVLTMTLPPLRNRSTDVKYLAQHFLQHDQRKYLKQLEITSSGYDYLANYFWPGNVRELKFFIERLVVIANEKIITEIVLQKYWDDRESALELANDTLEAPLLSEEDRIISALAQYNSNITQAARFLGMDRSTLYRKLKNYKIEVKKTY from the coding sequence TTGTCTAAAATAGCCTTTATTGCTCCAGACAAACAATTGTTTTTGCAAGGCAAAGAAATTATCCATGAGCTTGGCTTAGAACATAAATTCGACCTTTATTTAGCAAGGCTGAATCGTGGAATTCGCCTTGCTAAGAAACTACAAAATGAAGATGTTGATGTGATTGTTTCCAGAGGGGGCACTGCTCAATTAATTATTGAATCAAAAGTAAAAATCCCTGTAGTTGAAATTCCCATTACTGGCCAAGATTTGGCCCAAGTCTTCCATGACTCCAAGAGGATAACAGGGATACCTCACCCCAAAGTTGCCATACTAGCCTACCCTAATATGGTAAATGACATTGAAGTACTTTCAAAGATTCTTGCTATTGAGTTAGTCATTTTTCCTCTGAAAACCGTCGAGGATATTCCTGCAAAAATAGCGGAAGTAGCAGCAACAGATGCCAATATTGTAGTGGGTGGAATCAAAACAGTACTGTTAGCTGCAGAAAAAGGCTTACAGACTCACCTTATACGATCTGGAGATTTTTCCATTCGGTCCGCCTTTCTTGAAGCGCAAAAAATAGCCTTAGGCCGAAAATTCGAGAAAGAACGAGCCCAAGAATTCAAAGCATTAGTGGACTATTCCCTAGAAGGTATTATTAGCATCAATCAAGAGCGAGTCATTAAAGTTTTTAATAGGGCAGCCGAGCGGTTATTAAATCGTTCTGCCAAAGATATGCTCGGCAAGAAAATAGACTCCCTGCTCAATTTTATAAACGTTGAAACATGTCTATTAGAAGGTAAACAATCCATTGGCCAAGTTATACAACTTGGTGCTATTTGGATTACCTTTAACATTGCACCTATCATTGTCGACCAAGCTATCATTGGCGTCATCATTACTTTCCAAGATATTACACGTATTCAAGAAATGGAGCTTAGAATTCGCAATGAAGTAATCGCTAGGAAATTCGTTGCCAAATATAACTTTGGTGATATCTTGGGAGTATCCTCTCAAATTATTGAAAGCAAACGAATTGCCCAGGAAATATCTTCTATTGATGCCACTGTATTAATCTCTGGTGAATCAGGCACGGGCAAGGAATTATTTGCCCAAAGTATTCACAACGCAAGCCCTAGAAAGAATGGACCTTTTGTTGCCATCAACTGTGCCGCCTTACCACAAAGTTTGCTTGAAAGCGAACTCTTTGGTTATGTCGAAGGAGCATTTACAGGAGCAGTCAAAAAAGGAAAGCCAGGTTTATTTGAAATGGCTCATAGAGGCACCATATTTCTTGATGAAATTTCAGAAATGGACAAATACGGGCAAAGCCGATTACTACGGGTATTGCAGGAAAAGCAGGTCATGCGCCTAGGAGATGACAAATATATTCCTGTAGACATAAGGATCATTGCCGCTACTAATAAAAATTTAGCAGAACTTATTAAAGAAGGGAATTTCCGGCAGGACCTTTTTTACAGACTTAAAGTGCTAACAATGACGCTGCCGCCATTACGCAATCGAAGCACGGATGTAAAATATCTCGCACAACACTTTTTGCAACACGATCAAAGAAAGTACCTTAAACAACTGGAAATTACGTCCTCAGGCTACGACTATCTAGCGAACTACTTTTGGCCAGGAAATGTTAGAGAACTAAAGTTTTTTATTGAAAGACTTGTCGTAATAGCAAATGAAAAAATCATTACTGAGATAGTACTCCAAAAGTATTGGGACGACAGAGAATCCGCTCTAGAGCTTGCTAATGATACACTTGAGGCGCCTTTACTATCAGAGGAAGATCGCATTATTTCTGCATTAGCACAATATAATTCGAATATAACCCAAGCAGCTAGATTCTTAGGTATGGATCGAAGTACACTTTATCGCAAACTTAAAAACTATAAAATCGAGGTCAAGAAAACCTATTAG
- a CDS encoding MFS transporter — translation MKDSIKKSNVRWIVVAVLFFITIINYADRATISLAGPAIAKELNMDSISMGYIFSAFGWSYVIFQLPGGYFLDRFGSKKVYAYSIFFWSLFTLFQGFVGFLTGATAIITLFALRFMVGAAEAPSFPANSRIVAAWFPASERGTASAIFNSAQYAATVFFAPLMGWLIHNFGWHYVFVVMGGLGIAFTFVWNKLIHNPKDHPMINKAEIEYIEQGGGLVDMDQSKKDVCKQEGSNMQCDVDQEKKDVAKQEGPNMHYIKELLKNRMMVGIYVAQYCINAITYFFITWFPVYLVQARGMTILKAGFAASVPAIFGFLGGILGGVISDFLLKRGYSLTVARKVPIVLGMLLSMSMLACNYVDIHWMIIAIMALAFFGKGLGALGWAVNSDTAPKQIAGLSGGLLNTCGNLSSITTPIAIGYIIQSTGSFNGALIYVVVHAFIAIVSYLFVVGEIKRVELK, via the coding sequence ATGAAAGATTCTATTAAAAAAAGTAATGTTCGCTGGATCGTCGTAGCCGTATTGTTCTTTATTACCATAATCAACTATGCCGATCGTGCCACTATTTCCCTTGCTGGTCCAGCGATAGCAAAAGAATTAAACATGGATTCGATATCAATGGGTTATATCTTTTCAGCTTTCGGTTGGTCCTATGTTATTTTTCAATTGCCCGGAGGATATTTCTTAGATCGCTTTGGCTCAAAAAAGGTATATGCATATAGCATTTTTTTCTGGTCTTTATTTACTCTATTTCAAGGCTTCGTAGGTTTTCTTACTGGAGCTACAGCAATTATAACATTGTTTGCGTTGCGGTTTATGGTTGGAGCTGCTGAGGCGCCTTCTTTCCCGGCAAATAGCCGGATTGTTGCAGCTTGGTTTCCTGCATCAGAGCGTGGTACTGCTTCCGCTATTTTTAATTCGGCCCAATATGCTGCCACTGTATTTTTCGCACCGCTGATGGGATGGCTTATTCACAATTTCGGTTGGCATTATGTATTTGTAGTCATGGGCGGATTGGGAATCGCTTTTACATTTGTATGGAATAAGTTGATTCATAACCCTAAAGATCATCCGATGATTAATAAGGCTGAGATTGAGTATATTGAACAAGGCGGCGGCTTGGTTGATATGGATCAATCTAAAAAAGATGTTTGTAAGCAAGAAGGGTCTAATATGCAGTGCGATGTAGATCAAGAGAAAAAGGATGTCGCTAAGCAAGAAGGACCTAATATGCACTATATAAAAGAATTGCTGAAAAATCGTATGATGGTAGGCATCTATGTTGCTCAATATTGCATCAATGCCATTACCTATTTCTTCATTACTTGGTTTCCAGTCTATCTAGTACAGGCTCGTGGAATGACAATCTTGAAAGCCGGTTTTGCTGCATCTGTACCCGCTATATTCGGTTTCTTAGGTGGTATTTTGGGTGGCGTTATATCCGACTTCTTGCTTAAAAGGGGTTACTCCCTTACGGTTGCAAGGAAGGTGCCCATCGTACTTGGTATGTTATTGTCCATGAGTATGCTTGCTTGTAACTATGTAGATATTCATTGGATGATTATTGCTATTATGGCATTAGCTTTCTTCGGCAAAGGTCTTGGTGCACTGGGCTGGGCGGTTAACTCGGATACGGCGCCAAAACAAATTGCTGGCTTGAGTGGAGGACTCTTAAACACTTGCGGTAATCTCTCAAGTATTACGACGCCAATTGCTATTGGCTATATTATTCAATCAACAGGATCGTTTAATGGTGCGCTAATCTATGTTGTTGTACATGCTTTTATTGCCATAGTCAGCTACCTATTTGTTGTTGGAGAAATTAAACGTGTTGAACTTAAATAA
- a CDS encoding iron-containing alcohol dehydrogenase family protein, with product MNTQLPFPGRIFRGADALQYIGEYCKTLGKRVYILGGKTALEKTQEIIDKQMAESKVEIIATDWYGGECSRANIQHLADRAMAGKADFILAVGGGKALDTGKAVAAKCLLPIVTVPTIAATCAAITPLAVLYDEKGQFADNLFLTECPVATIIDTTVILGAPSSWLAAGIGDTLAKMYELRAAASRMQPTSLTMAAVSNGQICYDIIKHFGKDALESAENMRHSTALDATVDAIVLFAGMSSIYGGEKLRNAAAHAIYNGFTKVPKSHSVAHGLIVGYGNLCLLALEEKSDQEILEEIKLANRCKIPTTLRQIASLSKEELEIIAEASSKTTAMACMPFEVSKEMVINAIKRVDSLAAQV from the coding sequence ATGAATACTCAATTGCCTTTCCCTGGGAGAATATTTCGTGGTGCAGATGCCTTGCAGTATATAGGAGAGTATTGTAAGACATTAGGGAAAAGAGTTTATATTTTAGGTGGTAAGACAGCACTGGAGAAAACACAGGAAATAATCGATAAACAAATGGCAGAATCTAAAGTTGAGATCATTGCTACTGATTGGTATGGTGGTGAATGTTCACGAGCTAATATTCAGCATTTAGCTGATAGGGCTATGGCAGGTAAGGCGGATTTCATTTTAGCTGTTGGTGGTGGAAAGGCGCTTGATACAGGAAAGGCGGTCGCAGCTAAATGCCTTTTGCCTATAGTTACCGTTCCCACCATTGCTGCCACTTGTGCGGCAATAACACCCTTAGCAGTACTGTACGATGAAAAGGGTCAATTTGCCGACAATCTTTTTCTAACAGAGTGTCCAGTGGCAACCATTATTGATACTACAGTCATTCTTGGCGCCCCATCTTCTTGGTTAGCTGCCGGCATCGGCGATACGCTAGCAAAAATGTACGAATTGCGTGCTGCAGCGTCGCGCATGCAACCAACAAGTTTAACAATGGCAGCTGTTTCAAATGGTCAGATTTGTTACGATATAATAAAACATTTTGGTAAGGATGCACTGGAATCGGCAGAAAATATGAGACATAGTACGGCGTTGGATGCAACAGTAGACGCTATTGTTCTATTTGCGGGCATGTCATCTATTTATGGCGGAGAAAAACTGCGTAATGCTGCGGCACATGCGATTTATAACGGATTCACTAAAGTGCCTAAATCCCATAGTGTTGCTCATGGACTCATTGTAGGATATGGGAACTTATGCCTCTTAGCACTAGAGGAGAAGTCGGATCAAGAAATACTGGAAGAAATAAAGCTGGCGAATCGCTGCAAAATCCCGACCACTTTAAGACAAATTGCTAGTTTATCAAAAGAGGAATTAGAAATTATAGCTGAAGCTTCCTCTAAAACAACAGCTATGGCTTGTATGCCATTTGAAGTATCCAAAGAAATGGTAATTAATGCAATAAAGCGAGTTGATAGTTTGGCGGCTCAAGTTTGA